The nucleotide window GCTACCAACCGCCAGGCGTGATCGGTGGCTCGTAATTTGTGACTTGAATTAACCACTAACCAATCCCTAGGAGAAACCTATGATTATCCGAGCTGTCATCGAATGGGACGAAGAGTCCCAAGCCTACTCAGCTACCTGTCCAGAACTCAACTTTGTTTCATCTTTTGGCGACACCAAAGATGAAGCCATTGTCAATCTCAAAGATGCGATTCAACTGATGCTAGAGCCGATTCCCGATGAGTTTTTAGAAGGCAGTGCTGCTCAAGAAGTGGTTGAACTAGCGCTATAGAGGCATCACTATGGCACCCAAAACGCCACGC belongs to Candidatus Obscuribacterales bacterium and includes:
- a CDS encoding type II toxin-antitoxin system HicB family antitoxin, yielding MIIRAVIEWDEESQAYSATCPELNFVSSFGDTKDEAIVNLKDAIQLMLEPIPDEFLEGSAAQEVVELAL